From one Microbacterium aurum genomic stretch:
- a CDS encoding fumarylacetoacetate hydrolase family protein — protein MRIVRFSHQDAIRFGIVDEGELVVLAGDPLFAGFDTTGERVPLGEVALLAPVIPRSKVIGIARNYRDHAAELGNEVPEEPMMFLKPNTSVIGPGDTIVRPPQSERTDYEGELAAVIGRVTKNVSVADALDHVFGYTIGNDVTARDLQKTDGQWARAKGFDTFCPLGPAIETEFDPASDVRIITRVNGEVRQDGPLGNMVHSVAEFISYASQAFTLLPGDVILAGTPAGVGPFVAGDVVEVEITGLGTLRNPVRDAPRADG, from the coding sequence GTGAGGATCGTCCGCTTCAGCCACCAGGACGCCATCCGGTTCGGCATCGTCGACGAGGGCGAACTGGTCGTCCTCGCCGGTGATCCGCTGTTCGCCGGATTCGACACGACGGGTGAGCGCGTGCCGCTCGGCGAGGTCGCGCTGCTCGCACCAGTGATCCCGCGCTCGAAGGTCATCGGCATCGCCCGCAATTACCGCGACCACGCGGCGGAGCTCGGCAACGAGGTGCCCGAGGAGCCCATGATGTTCCTCAAGCCCAACACCTCCGTCATCGGACCCGGGGACACGATCGTGCGGCCGCCGCAGTCCGAGCGCACCGACTACGAGGGCGAGCTTGCCGCTGTCATCGGCCGCGTCACGAAGAACGTGTCGGTCGCCGATGCGCTGGACCACGTCTTCGGCTACACGATCGGCAACGACGTCACGGCGCGAGACCTGCAGAAGACCGATGGGCAGTGGGCGCGCGCGAAGGGGTTCGACACGTTCTGCCCGCTCGGTCCCGCGATCGAGACCGAGTTCGACCCGGCATCCGATGTGCGCATCATCACCCGGGTCAACGGCGAGGTCCGCCAGGACGGCCCGCTCGGCAACATGGTGCACTCGGTCGCCGAGTTCATCTCGTACGCCTCACAGGCGTTCACGCTGCTGCCGGGCGACGTGATCCTTGCGGGGACGCCGGCCGGCGTCGGTCCGTTCGTCGCGGGCGACGTCGTCGAGGTGGAGATCACGGGGCTCGGGACGTTGCGGAACCCTGTCCGCGACGCGCCGCGCGCCGATGGCTGA
- a CDS encoding MFS transporter, with amino-acid sequence MADATGPTSATDAAAYDDDALARLRRRTVGVLASGQILGGIAFGATISLGAVLAADISGDEAFSGLATALVTLGTAALAVPLAALARRSGRRIALAGGMLIALVGVAVVILAAGVRVFPLLLAGFALIGAGQAANLQSRFAAVDLATAASRGRDLSLVVWATTIGAVLGPNLVGPGEALGDALGMPPLTGPYVFTVVAQILAVALYLAALRPDPLLVATRIAGSAATGAAAGIARADRPRAAAYAIVAIAGAHGVMVAVMAMTPVHLLHHGADLEIIGLTISLHIAGMYALAPVFGVLADRLGRIPTILLGQALLTAALLTAAVGQESGAAVTVALVLLGLGWSASTVAGSTLLTESSAESLRTRRQGRSDLAMSLVGGLGAIGAGFVLGAIGYGGLALVALIVVAAVTVLAPYARAAR; translated from the coding sequence ATGGCTGACGCGACCGGACCGACGTCGGCGACGGATGCCGCGGCCTACGACGACGACGCGCTCGCCCGCCTGCGGCGTCGGACCGTGGGGGTGCTCGCGTCGGGGCAGATCCTCGGCGGCATCGCCTTCGGAGCGACGATCTCGCTCGGCGCCGTGCTGGCGGCGGACATCTCCGGCGATGAGGCGTTCTCGGGGCTCGCGACCGCGCTCGTGACGCTCGGGACGGCGGCTCTCGCCGTCCCGCTCGCAGCGCTCGCGCGTCGCAGCGGACGCCGCATCGCGTTGGCCGGCGGCATGCTCATCGCGCTCGTCGGCGTCGCCGTCGTGATCCTCGCGGCAGGCGTGCGGGTCTTCCCGCTGCTGCTGGCGGGGTTCGCGCTCATCGGTGCCGGTCAGGCCGCGAACCTGCAGTCGCGGTTCGCGGCGGTCGACCTCGCCACGGCGGCCTCGCGCGGCCGCGATCTCTCGCTCGTCGTCTGGGCGACGACCATCGGGGCAGTCCTCGGGCCGAACCTCGTGGGTCCGGGGGAGGCGCTCGGCGACGCGCTGGGGATGCCGCCGCTGACCGGGCCGTACGTGTTCACCGTCGTCGCGCAGATCCTCGCCGTCGCGCTGTACCTCGCGGCGCTGCGGCCCGATCCGCTGCTGGTGGCGACGCGGATCGCGGGCAGCGCGGCGACCGGAGCCGCCGCGGGCATCGCCCGCGCCGACCGGCCGCGGGCGGCCGCGTACGCGATCGTCGCGATCGCGGGCGCCCACGGCGTGATGGTCGCCGTCATGGCGATGACGCCCGTGCATCTGCTCCACCACGGCGCGGACCTCGAGATCATCGGACTCACGATCAGCCTGCACATCGCGGGCATGTACGCGCTCGCTCCCGTGTTCGGCGTCCTCGCCGACCGACTCGGCCGCATCCCCACGATCCTCCTCGGCCAGGCACTGCTCACCGCGGCCCTGCTGACCGCGGCCGTCGGCCAGGAGTCCGGCGCCGCCGTCACCGTCGCGCTCGTCCTGCTCGGCCTCGGCTGGAGCGCGTCGACGGTCGCGGGATCGACCCTGCTGACGGAGTCGTCGGCGGAGTCGCTGCGCACGCGCCGCCAGGGCCGCAGCGACCTTGCGATGAGCCTCGTCGGCGGCCTCGGGGCGATCGGCGCGGGCTTCGTGCTCGGCGCGATCGGCTACGGCGGGCTCGCGCTCGTCGCGCTCATCGTCGTCGCCGCGGTGACGGTGCTCGCGCCGTACGCGCGCGCCGCGCGCTGA
- a CDS encoding 3-isopropylmalate dehydrogenase — MSRVIKLAVIPGDGIGPEVVAEAEKVLDAVTRDSGVTFEKTRFSLGAARYLETGDTLTDDDLAAIASHDVILLGAVGGVPGDPRLKDANIERGLLLKLRFALDHYVNLRPSRLYPGAPGPLADPGEIDFVVVREGTEGPYVGNGGSIRTGTPHEVANETSVNTAYGIERVVRYAFAQAEKRRKKLTLVHKTNVLVHAGGMWKRIVDAVASEHPDVTVDYAHVDAATIYLVTNPGRFDVIVTDNLFGDILTDLAGAVTGGIGLAASGNINPDGVFPSMFEPVHGSAPDIAGTQQADPTAAIGSIALMLDHLGLADEARRVTRAIEADIAARDGSARTTAQTGDAIARALPAATPAA; from the coding sequence ATGTCGCGCGTCATCAAGCTGGCCGTCATCCCGGGCGACGGCATCGGTCCCGAAGTCGTCGCCGAGGCGGAGAAGGTCCTGGATGCCGTGACGCGCGACTCCGGCGTCACCTTCGAGAAAACGCGGTTCTCGCTCGGCGCGGCGCGTTACCTCGAGACCGGCGACACGCTCACTGACGATGACCTCGCGGCGATCGCGAGCCATGACGTCATCCTCCTGGGCGCTGTCGGCGGCGTGCCCGGCGACCCGCGCCTGAAGGATGCGAACATCGAGCGCGGCCTGCTGCTGAAGCTGCGGTTCGCACTCGACCACTACGTGAACCTCCGCCCGTCGAGGCTGTACCCGGGGGCGCCAGGTCCGCTCGCCGACCCCGGCGAGATCGATTTCGTCGTCGTGCGCGAGGGGACCGAGGGGCCGTACGTCGGCAACGGCGGCTCGATCCGCACCGGCACGCCGCACGAGGTCGCCAACGAGACCTCGGTCAACACGGCCTACGGCATCGAGCGCGTCGTCCGCTACGCCTTCGCGCAGGCGGAGAAGCGCCGGAAGAAACTGACCCTCGTGCACAAGACCAACGTGCTGGTGCACGCCGGCGGCATGTGGAAGCGGATCGTGGACGCCGTGGCATCCGAGCACCCCGACGTGACCGTAGACTATGCACACGTCGACGCGGCCACCATCTATCTGGTCACGAACCCGGGCCGCTTCGACGTGATCGTCACCGACAACCTCTTCGGCGACATCCTCACCGACTTGGCCGGCGCCGTCACCGGAGGCATCGGCCTCGCCGCATCGGGGAACATCAATCCCGACGGCGTCTTCCCCTCGATGTTCGAGCCCGTGCACGGCTCAGCGCCCGACATCGCAGGGACCCAGCAGGCCGACCCCACGGCCGCCATCGGATCCATCGCACTCATGCTCGATCACCTCGGGCTCGCCGATGAGGCCCGGCGCGTCACCCGCGCCATCGAAGCCGATATCGCCGCCCGGGACGGATCCGCCCGCACGACCGCACAGACCGGCGACGCCATCGCCCGGGCGCTCCCCGCCGCGACGCCCGCGGCGTAG
- the gltX gene encoding glutamate--tRNA ligase, which yields MSAAIDPRTTTASGTDVRVRFCPSPTGLPHVGMVRTALYNWAYARHTGGKLIFRVEDTDAARDSEESYRQLVDALTWLEIDWDEGVEKGGPHAPYRQSQRREIYAEVLERLIASGAVYESYSTAEEIDARNEAAGRAKQLGYDNFDRDLTDEQKAAFRAEGREPAYRLRVPDHDLTYVDLIRGEVTFPAGSFPDFVVVRAGGQALYTFTNPVDDALMGITHVIRGEDLMPSTARQLALYAALNDAGVTDFVPRFGHMPLVLGETGNKKLSKRDPQADLFLLREKGFIHEGLLNYLSLLGWSIAADRDVFSRDELVAAFDIADVNPNPARFDQKKAESINGDHIRMLEPADFASRLVPYLHAAGLVANPPTAAQQATLDAAAPLVQERMQLLGEAPGLLGFLFRDEVAYDEDALKSLPANAGEVLVASVGALELVPEQSFTAAAVQEALAGALIDGLGLKPRVAYGPLRVAVSGRRVSPPLFESMELLGKAESIRRLGALVDHLG from the coding sequence ATGTCTGCAGCGATCGATCCCCGCACCACCACCGCCTCCGGCACCGACGTCCGCGTGCGGTTCTGCCCCTCGCCGACGGGGCTGCCGCACGTCGGCATGGTCCGCACCGCCCTGTACAACTGGGCGTACGCGCGGCACACCGGCGGCAAGCTGATCTTCCGCGTCGAGGACACCGACGCCGCCCGCGACAGCGAGGAGAGCTACCGTCAGCTCGTCGACGCGCTCACCTGGCTCGAGATCGACTGGGACGAGGGTGTCGAGAAGGGCGGCCCGCACGCGCCGTACCGGCAGTCGCAGCGCCGCGAGATCTATGCCGAGGTGCTCGAGCGGCTGATCGCCTCCGGCGCGGTGTACGAGTCGTACTCCACCGCCGAGGAGATCGACGCCCGCAACGAGGCCGCCGGCCGCGCGAAGCAGCTCGGCTACGACAACTTCGATCGTGACCTCACCGACGAGCAGAAGGCCGCGTTCCGCGCCGAAGGTCGCGAGCCGGCCTACCGGCTGCGCGTGCCCGACCACGACCTCACCTACGTCGACCTCATCCGTGGCGAGGTGACGTTCCCGGCCGGTTCCTTCCCCGACTTCGTCGTCGTGCGGGCGGGCGGCCAGGCGCTCTACACCTTCACGAACCCCGTCGACGACGCGCTCATGGGCATCACGCACGTGATCCGCGGTGAGGACCTCATGCCGTCGACCGCCCGTCAGCTCGCGCTGTATGCGGCGCTGAACGACGCCGGCGTCACCGACTTCGTCCCGCGGTTCGGGCACATGCCGCTCGTCCTCGGCGAGACGGGCAACAAGAAGCTCTCCAAGCGTGACCCGCAGGCCGACCTGTTCCTGCTGCGCGAGAAGGGCTTCATCCACGAGGGCCTGCTGAACTACCTGTCCCTGCTCGGTTGGTCGATCGCCGCCGATCGCGACGTGTTCTCCCGCGACGAGCTCGTGGCCGCGTTCGACATCGCCGACGTCAACCCCAACCCGGCCCGCTTCGACCAGAAGAAGGCCGAGTCGATCAACGGTGACCACATCCGCATGCTCGAGCCGGCGGACTTCGCGAGCCGGCTCGTGCCGTACCTGCACGCGGCCGGTCTCGTGGCGAACCCGCCGACGGCGGCGCAGCAGGCGACGCTGGATGCCGCGGCCCCGCTCGTGCAGGAGCGCATGCAGCTGTTGGGGGAGGCGCCGGGCCTCCTCGGCTTCCTCTTCCGCGACGAGGTCGCCTACGACGAGGACGCGCTGAAGAGCCTCCCCGCCAACGCCGGCGAGGTGCTCGTGGCATCCGTCGGTGCGCTCGAGCTGGTGCCCGAGCAGAGCTTCACCGCCGCCGCCGTGCAGGAGGCGCTCGCGGGCGCGCTCATCGACGGCCTGGGCCTCAAGCCCCGCGTCGCGTACGGCCCGCTGCGGGTGGCGGTCAGCGGTCGCCGCGTCTCACCGCCGCTGTTCGAGTCGATGGAGCTGCTCGGCAAGGCCGAGTCGATCCGCCGCCTCGGTGCGCTCGTGGACCACCTGGGCTGA
- a CDS encoding LysR family transcriptional regulator — protein sequence MPEEPSLVLDVQTLRIVRAIADTGSITCAAGTLGFSQPAISQHLRRLESRLGVAIVERVGRGIRLTEAGRVLARHAPAVTLAVDAAAEELAQLRGLRTGVVRLVAFPSASPVVVPRLIAALAASHPGLSLTYLEAEPPEAVEAVREDRADIALTFSYPGDRDDPHRSSARGLSVRSAGRDDLMLVLPAGHAAVRDVGELSDETWIAGCPRCRGHLLELCGRAGFTPRIGYETDNYVAVEGLVAQGIGVATLPRMALESFPLLPGIVTAPLPPAEARRLHVVTAQGAERVPSLAAALDALQQVLASAASPERQRAAN from the coding sequence ATGCCGGAAGAACCGAGTCTCGTCCTCGACGTCCAGACGCTGCGCATCGTCCGCGCGATCGCCGACACCGGGTCGATCACGTGCGCCGCCGGCACCCTGGGGTTCAGTCAGCCGGCGATCAGCCAGCACCTGCGGCGCCTGGAGTCCCGGCTCGGCGTGGCGATCGTGGAGCGGGTGGGGCGCGGCATCCGTCTCACCGAAGCCGGGCGTGTGCTTGCACGCCACGCGCCCGCCGTGACGCTCGCCGTCGACGCGGCGGCCGAGGAACTGGCTCAGCTGCGGGGGCTCCGCACCGGCGTCGTGCGGCTCGTGGCCTTCCCATCCGCGTCGCCTGTCGTCGTGCCGCGGCTCATCGCGGCTCTCGCGGCATCCCATCCCGGTCTGTCGCTGACGTATCTGGAGGCGGAGCCGCCGGAGGCGGTCGAGGCCGTGCGCGAGGACCGTGCCGACATCGCCCTCACCTTCAGCTACCCGGGCGACCGCGACGACCCGCACCGCTCCAGCGCCCGCGGACTCTCGGTGCGCAGCGCGGGGCGCGATGACCTCATGCTCGTCCTGCCGGCCGGCCACGCCGCCGTGCGCGATGTCGGCGAGTTGTCGGACGAGACGTGGATCGCCGGCTGCCCCCGCTGTCGCGGCCACCTGCTGGAACTGTGCGGACGCGCCGGATTCACGCCGCGCATCGGATACGAGACCGACAACTACGTGGCCGTCGAGGGTCTCGTCGCGCAGGGCATCGGCGTGGCGACGCTGCCGCGCATGGCTCTCGAGTCGTTCCCGCTGCTGCCCGGCATCGTCACGGCGCCGCTGCCGCCGGCGGAGGCGCGGCGTCTCCACGTCGTGACGGCGCAGGGCGCGGAGCGGGTGCCGTCGCTCGCCGCCGCGCTCGATGCTCTGCAGCAGGTTCTCGCCTCAGCCGCCTCGCCGGAACGGCAGCGAGCCGCGAACTAG
- a CDS encoding aminotransferase class V-fold PLP-dependent enzyme yields MSPTSLAARPPADLGSLEALRAQFPDAAGYLAACTVGLPTSGTRAAVAADLAGRPDVAEYSRAVEASRAHFARLVGVTPDRVAIGAQTSVQVALLAASVPEGADVLVPEHEFSSLVLPFVHAGRGIRVRTAPLARLADEIRPGTALVAFSLVQSASGEVADLDAIVAAASRRGARTVCDATQAVGWLPVSAARVDALLCHAYKWLCCPRGVAFLTVRTEYARVLVPVQAGWYAGEDPWTSCYGGDADLAGCARRFDVSPAWQAFVGAEPALAAFATTDIAQVHAWTTRLAAAFRKRLDLPEPERPSAIVTWPDADGCDLARLTAAGITASGRNGSARVAFHVFNDAGDIDRAAVALGR; encoded by the coding sequence ATGAGCCCGACGTCCCTCGCCGCCCGCCCGCCGGCCGACCTCGGAAGTCTCGAGGCGCTGCGCGCGCAGTTCCCGGATGCCGCGGGGTATCTCGCCGCATGCACGGTGGGACTTCCCACGTCGGGCACGCGCGCGGCGGTCGCGGCCGACCTCGCCGGGCGGCCGGACGTCGCGGAGTACTCGCGCGCGGTCGAGGCGTCGCGCGCGCACTTCGCGCGACTGGTCGGGGTGACGCCGGACCGCGTGGCGATCGGAGCGCAGACGTCGGTCCAGGTCGCGCTGCTCGCGGCATCCGTCCCCGAGGGCGCCGACGTACTCGTACCCGAGCATGAGTTCTCGTCGCTCGTGCTGCCGTTCGTCCACGCGGGGCGCGGCATCCGCGTGCGCACGGCGCCGCTGGCGCGTCTCGCCGACGAGATCCGGCCGGGTACCGCGCTCGTCGCGTTCTCGCTCGTTCAGTCGGCTTCGGGCGAGGTCGCCGACCTCGACGCGATCGTCGCCGCCGCCTCCCGGCGGGGCGCTCGGACCGTGTGCGACGCGACGCAGGCGGTGGGGTGGCTGCCGGTCTCCGCCGCACGCGTCGACGCCCTCCTCTGCCACGCGTACAAGTGGCTGTGCTGTCCGCGCGGCGTCGCGTTCCTCACCGTGCGCACGGAATACGCCCGCGTTCTCGTGCCCGTGCAAGCCGGGTGGTATGCGGGCGAGGACCCATGGACCTCATGCTACGGCGGCGACGCGGACCTGGCCGGCTGCGCCCGTCGCTTCGACGTCTCCCCCGCCTGGCAGGCCTTCGTCGGCGCGGAGCCCGCTCTCGCCGCGTTCGCCACGACGGACATCGCGCAGGTGCACGCGTGGACCACACGGCTGGCCGCGGCCTTCCGCAAGCGTCTGGACCTGCCGGAGCCGGAGCGTCCGAGCGCCATCGTCACGTGGCCGGATGCCGATGGATGCGACCTCGCGCGCCTCACCGCGGCCGGCATCACGGCCTCCGGCCGCAATGGCAGCGCGCGCGTCGCTTTCCACGTCTTCAACGACGCCGGTGACATCGACCGGGCGGCGGTCGCGCTCGGACGCTGA
- a CDS encoding branched-chain amino acid aminotransferase, with amino-acid sequence MSLTYDPDTALAPLEFAVTRNLAAKTPAERDQLLVDPAFGTTFTDHMVDICWSVRGGWHRPRVQPYGPISLDPAAAVLHYGQEIFEGIKAYRHADGSVWTFRPDQNGRRLQRSARRLALPELPVEYFIQSLRELIAVDGAWVPSGADQSLYLRPFMFAKEAFLGVRPANKVAYYLIASPVGAYFKGGAKPVSIWLSEDYARAGKGGTGAAKTGGNYAASLLPQAEAYEQGCDQVVFLDSDRNVEELGGMNVVFVYKDGTLVTPQSDSILEGITRDSILQLAADRGHKVQGRAVSIDEWREGVASGDIVEVFACGTAAVVAPIGQLKGHDFVDEQPLGELALSLRQELTDIQYGRREDTHGWLLRLDADAAEGSDA; translated from the coding sequence ATGAGCCTCACCTACGACCCCGACACCGCCCTCGCCCCGCTCGAGTTCGCCGTCACGCGCAATCTCGCCGCCAAGACGCCCGCCGAGCGCGACCAACTGCTGGTCGACCCCGCCTTCGGCACGACCTTCACCGACCACATGGTCGACATCTGCTGGTCGGTGCGCGGCGGGTGGCACCGTCCCCGCGTGCAGCCCTACGGGCCCATCTCGCTCGACCCCGCCGCCGCGGTGCTCCACTACGGCCAGGAGATCTTCGAGGGGATCAAGGCCTACCGTCACGCCGACGGCTCGGTGTGGACCTTCCGCCCCGACCAGAACGGCCGTCGCCTGCAGCGCAGCGCCCGGCGGCTCGCGCTGCCGGAACTGCCGGTGGAGTACTTCATCCAGTCGCTGCGCGAGCTCATCGCGGTCGACGGCGCGTGGGTCCCCTCCGGCGCTGACCAGAGCCTGTACCTGCGGCCCTTCATGTTCGCCAAGGAGGCGTTCCTCGGCGTGCGCCCCGCGAACAAGGTGGCCTACTACCTCATCGCCTCGCCGGTCGGCGCCTACTTCAAGGGCGGCGCCAAGCCGGTCTCGATCTGGCTCAGCGAGGACTATGCCCGCGCCGGCAAGGGCGGGACCGGTGCCGCCAAGACCGGCGGCAACTACGCCGCGAGTCTGCTGCCGCAGGCCGAGGCCTACGAGCAGGGATGCGACCAGGTCGTCTTCCTCGACTCCGACCGCAACGTCGAGGAGCTCGGCGGCATGAACGTCGTGTTCGTCTACAAGGACGGCACGCTCGTCACGCCGCAGTCGGACTCGATCCTCGAGGGCATCACGCGCGACTCCATCCTCCAGCTGGCCGCCGACCGCGGGCACAAGGTTCAGGGGCGTGCCGTCTCGATCGACGAGTGGCGCGAGGGCGTCGCCTCGGGCGACATCGTCGAGGTGTTCGCGTGCGGTACCGCGGCCGTGGTCGCTCCCATCGGGCAGCTGAAGGGTCACGACTTCGTCGACGAGCAGCCCCTCGGCGAGCTCGCCCTGTCGCTGCGGCAGGAGCTCACCGACATCCAGTACGGGCGCCGGGAAGACACGCACGGCTGGCTGCTGCGGCTGGACGCCGACGCCGCCGAGGGCTCTGACGCGTGA
- a CDS encoding MFS transporter, translating into MTLTEEITLADAQGKRVGWRGWTALVVLMLPVLLVSVDNTVLSFALPDISLSLNPSSAQQLWIIDAYPLVLAGLLVTMGTLGDRFGRRRMLLIGATGFAAVSVLAAFAPSAAWLIAARAGMGVFGAMLMPSTLSLLRSIFTDRDQRRLAIAVWASMFSAGAALGPIVGGFLLEHFAWGSVFLMSVPVLVPLLVLAPLLVPESRDPHPGRIDPVSIALSMLTMVPVVYAIKEVAVHGFGPLPVILAATGILFGILFVRRQLAAKQPMLDMRLFSRGTFSGALLVNLLSVIALVGFLYFVAQHLQLIVGLSPMNAGLALVPGMLAMIISGLLVVPVARCVSARIVVPVALAFSVVAYLLVPLAVGDGALALLIGAFTLLGIGIGAAETVSNDLILASAPPAKAGAASAVSETAYELGAVLGTAVLGGILTAAYRTGIVLPAGVAGDAADAARETLAGAVTVADTLDPATAEALRTAAAHAFDAGVGITAVIGAVLVGIAAVIAATTLKGSRTAHAEH; encoded by the coding sequence ATGACTTTGACTGAAGAGATCACCCTCGCCGACGCTCAGGGGAAGCGGGTCGGCTGGCGCGGCTGGACGGCGCTGGTCGTCCTCATGCTGCCCGTGCTGCTCGTCTCGGTGGACAACACCGTGCTGAGCTTCGCGCTGCCCGACATCTCGCTGAGCCTGAACCCCTCCAGCGCCCAGCAGCTGTGGATCATCGACGCCTACCCGCTCGTGCTCGCGGGCCTGCTGGTGACGATGGGGACCCTGGGCGACCGGTTCGGCCGGCGCCGGATGCTGCTGATCGGCGCGACCGGATTCGCCGCCGTCTCGGTGCTCGCCGCGTTCGCCCCCAGCGCCGCCTGGCTCATCGCCGCCCGTGCCGGGATGGGCGTGTTCGGTGCGATGCTCATGCCTTCGACGCTCTCGCTGCTGCGGTCGATCTTCACCGATCGCGACCAGCGCCGCCTCGCGATCGCCGTCTGGGCCTCGATGTTCTCGGCCGGCGCCGCGCTCGGGCCGATCGTCGGCGGCTTCCTGCTCGAGCACTTCGCATGGGGCTCGGTCTTCCTCATGTCGGTGCCCGTGCTCGTCCCGCTCCTCGTCCTCGCGCCGCTCCTCGTGCCGGAGAGCCGCGACCCGCACCCCGGTCGCATCGACCCGGTGAGCATCGCCCTGTCGATGCTCACGATGGTCCCCGTCGTGTACGCCATCAAGGAGGTGGCGGTCCACGGGTTCGGTCCGCTGCCGGTGATCCTCGCCGCGACGGGCATCCTCTTCGGCATCCTGTTCGTGCGTCGTCAGCTCGCCGCGAAGCAGCCCATGCTCGACATGCGCCTCTTCTCGCGCGGCACCTTCAGCGGCGCGCTCCTGGTCAACCTGCTGAGCGTCATCGCGCTCGTCGGGTTTCTCTACTTCGTCGCGCAGCACCTGCAGCTGATCGTCGGGCTCTCGCCCATGAACGCCGGGCTCGCGCTCGTGCCGGGCATGCTCGCGATGATCATCTCGGGCCTGCTCGTGGTGCCCGTCGCACGGTGCGTGTCGGCCCGCATCGTCGTCCCCGTCGCGCTGGCGTTCTCCGTCGTCGCGTACCTCCTCGTCCCGCTCGCAGTCGGCGACGGCGCGCTCGCGCTGCTGATCGGCGCGTTCACGCTGCTCGGCATCGGCATCGGGGCCGCCGAGACCGTCTCGAACGACCTCATCCTCGCGAGCGCCCCGCCCGCGAAGGCGGGGGCCGCCAGCGCGGTCTCCGAGACGGCGTACGAGCTCGGCGCCGTCCTCGGCACGGCCGTGCTCGGCGGCATCCTCACCGCCGCGTATCGCACCGGAATCGTGCTGCCGGCGGGCGTGGCCGGCGACGCCGCGGATGCCGCGCGCGAGACCCTCGCGGGCGCGGTGACCGTCGCCGACACGCTCGATCCCGCCACCGCCGAGGCCCTCCGCACCGCGGCAGCGCACGCGTTCGACGCCGGGGTGGGCATCACGGCCGTGATCGGCGCCGTCCTCGTCGGCATCGCAGCGGTCATCGCGGCCACTACGCTGAAGGGGTCCCGCACCGCGCACGCCGAGCACTGA